The window GCACAGCTCGTCACCCTCGCTCCCCTGCTCGCCGAGCATCTCGGGATCACCGTGCGCGACGGCGGCTGACGAGCACCGGAGCGGCTGAGCAGCGCACGGGTAGCATCGCCGGATGCGAGAGATCGACCCGGCCGACCTGCATGATCGCGCGGTCTACAAGCTGCTGACGATGCTCGTCGTGCCGCGCCCCATTGCCTGGGTGTCGAGCGTCTCGGCCGACGGCCTGCCCAACGTCGCACCGCACTCGTACTTCAACATCGCGTCGAACGCACCGCCGATCGTGCACTTCACCTCCGCGGGCGCCAAGGACACCCTGCGCAACGTCCTGGCCACCGGAGAGTTCGTCGTCAACATCGTGTCGCGCCGGCTCATGGAACAGATGAACCTCACCGCCGCCGACTTCCCCGCCGACGAGGACGAGTTCCACTGGGCGGACCTCCAACGGGCGCCGTCCTCCGTGGTCTCGGTCCCCCGCGTGGCCGGCGCGCCGGCCGCGCTCGAGTGCACGTTGCGTGAGGTGCTGGAGGTGGGCAACGGCCGCATGGTGTTCGGCGACGTCGTCCGGGTGCACACCGACGAACGGCTCTGGCAGGACGGCGAGATTCCTCCCGAGCGGCTCGACGCGGTCGGGCGGCTCGGCGGTGCCGCCTATCAGACGCTCGATGGCGTGCGCCGACTCGCCCGTCCCTCGTGGAACGACGTGCGGCGCGGTTGACGCGATCGGTGCCGCACGTGTACCGACGAAATGCTGACGCGGTCGAATGTGTTGCAGAAGATGACATCCACCCCGCATGCGGTACGGGCCGCGTGCGACCGACACCGGAGCCCACATGGCAACCGTCGAGCTGACCGACGACAACTTCACGCAGACGCTGGAGGACAACGAGCTGGTGCTCGTGGACTTCTGGGCCGCGTGGTGTGGTCCGTGCCGCACGTTCGCGCCGATCTACGAGTCGGTGTCCGAGCGGCATCCCGACGTGGTGTTCGGCAAGGTCGACACGGAGGCGCAGCAGCAGCTGGCCGGCATGTTCAACATCATGTCGATACCGACACTGATGATCGTCCGCGACCAGGTCGTGCTGTTCTCCCAGCCCGGCTCACTGCCCGAGGCGGCGCTGGAGGACCTCCTCGACCAGGCACAGCGCCTCGACATGGACGACGTGCGCGAGAAGATCGCCGAGGAGCAGCGCGCCGGCTGATCGAGGGCGTGACATCTGTCACGCGCTCGACGTCACCGCCGCCGACGACCAGGTGTCGGATGACGGCAGCCGTGGGCGCGTGGCGCCTCAGCCGCCTCAGCCGCGCAGCCACCGACCGACGACGTACCCCGCCCGGTATGCTCCGCCCCGGGGACCCGTCTGGCGCCCCACCCAGCGCCCCGCCGAACGCAGCAGGTGCAGCCACAGTTCCTCGACGTCGTCGAAGGCACCGTGCGCACGGTGCACCGCACGGACCTGGTCGTACTGACGGCGGCGCTCCGGCTGCGCGATCAGGCCGTAGGCGATGTTGAGCTCCCGCATCCGCCCGTTGGCCGCCGCGCGCTCGTCCACGGCTGCGAGATCCGGATGGTGACGTGCCGCCAGCTGACGGTACGCCGCCTTGATGGTGGCGTCGTCTGCGGTGGGGCTGACACCGAGCACGGCGTAGGCGTCGACGAACTCGCGCAACAACGGTCTCCACGGGGGGACGGGTGAGCGCCACCGTACCCGGTGGTTGCGGCCGCGAAGTGCCGCGGCAACCACGAGGTGGTTGTCGTTCCACCCCATTTCCCCGGCATCTGACAACCACCTCGGCATTCATGCGTCCCAGGTGGGGGCGTTGACGCGGGGTGGGGCCGGGCGACACTGGGTTGGGAGCCGAGCCTGGAGTGTGCCCGTGAACATCGATGCACCGTCCGACCGTGGTGACGAGCGACCCGAGCGCGCCGCTGCGAGGTCTGACCCCAACGAACCCACCCACCCAGGCCCACATCTCGAGCGGACGCCTGACGACGATGCTGCGTGGCGTGCGCGCTACGAGGCGTCGATGCGACGCGCGGGGCGCGACCCGGACGAGCCGCGCACCACGCTGTCCGACGTCGACGTACCCCCGCTCGTCGGCCCCAACAACTACACCGTCGACACCGACCGCATCGGCAGGCCGGGCGAGTTCCCCTACACCCGCGGCGTCTACGCGTCGATGTACCGCGGGCGTCCGTGGACGATCCGTCAGTTCGCCGGCTTCGGCAGCGTGACCGACACCAACCGGCGCTACCACGATCTGCTCGAGGCCGGACAGCACGGACTGTCGGTCGCGTTCGACATGCCGACGTTGATGGGCCGCGACTCCGACGACCCGCACAGCCTCGGTGAGGTCGGCCACTGCGGCGTCGCCGTCGACACGCTGGACGACATGGAACGGCTGTTCGATGGCATCCCGCTCGGTGAGATCACCACGTCGATGACGATCAACGCCCCCGCCGTGGTGATCTTCGCGATGTACTGCGTGGCCGCCGAACGCCAGGGGTTCGACCTGGCGTCGCTGGGCGGGACGCTGCAGACCGACATCCACAAGGAGTACATCGCGCAGAAGGAGTGGCTGTTCCCGCCGGAGCCACACCTGCGGCTCATCGGCGACCTCATGGAGTTCACCACCGGGCACATGCCGCGCTACCACCCGATCTCGATCTCCGGGTACCACATCCGCGAGGCCGGCTCGACCGCCGCGCAGGAGCTCGCGTTCACGCTGGCGGCAGGGTTCAGCTACGTCGAGCTGGGCCAGTCGCGCGGCCTCGACCTGGACGACTTCGGTCCGCGCCTGTCGTTCTTCTTCGACAGCCACATCGACTTCTTCGAGGAGATCGGCAAGTTCCGCGCCGCGCGTCGCATCTGGGCACGCTGGATGCGCGACCGGTACGGCGCGACGACCGAGCGCGCGATGCTGCTCCGCTTCCACACGCAAACGGCGGGCGTCAGCCTGACGGCGCAGCAGCCGGACAACAACATCGTACGCACGGCGCTGGAGGCGCTCGCTGCCGTGCTCGGTGGCACGCAGTCGCTGCACACCAATGCGCTGGACGAGGTCCTGGCGCTACCGAGCGACCACGCGGCGCGTGTGGCGCTGCGCACCCAACATGTGATCGCCGAGGAGACGGAGGTCACGAACACGATCGATCCGCTGGGAGGCTCCTGGTTCGTCGAATGGATGACCGACAAGGTGGAGGCCGACGTCGAGGACTACTTCGCACGCATCCTCGACCTGTCCGACGACGGGTCGATCACCGGTGGACTGCTGCGCGGCATCGAGTCCGGCTGGTTCACGTCCGAGATCGCGGACGCGGCGTTCCGCTACCAGCAGCAGCTCGAGGCCGGCACGAAGAAGATCGTCGGCGTCAACAGTCACACCGGCGACGAGGACCCCGAGCTGGAGATCCTGCGCATCTCGCACGAGGTCGAACAGGCCCAGACGGCACGGTTGTCCGACCATCGCGCGCAGCGCGACCGGGCGGCCGTCGACGATGCGCTCGACAAGCTGCGGACCGCGTGCGGCACCGACGCGAACCTCATACCGGTCATCATCGACGCCGTGCGCGCCGACGCCACGCTGGGCGAGATCTCCGCCGCGATGCAGGACGTGTTCGGCACCTACCGGGAGACCCCGGCGATCTAGCGTCATCGCCGATGACGGTCCGACGCCTGCACCGTGAGATCATGCAGGGTCGCCGCCGCCCCCGAGACGCGACACGAGCGCCGCGCCGCGCGGCGAGAGCCGGTACCCGATCCGCAGGCTCTCGGTGAGGCCCAGCTCCTTCAGCCGACGTACGCGTCGCTTGAACCGGGGCGTCTCCTGGCCCGCTTCAGCCGCCAGATCCGGCGCTCGGACCCCTGGCCGCCGACGGATCTGGTGCAGCACATCACGTGTCCACGCGCCGTCACGACTGGCGGCATCGAGGCGGTCCAACGCGGCGACGAGGTCCGCCGCACCAGCGTCGTCCAGATCGGCCCGCTCGCGCAACGCCACGCGTGGATCCTCGCCGACGAGGTGGAACGCGATGCGGTACAGCGTGCGGTCCTCTCCGGGTCGGAGCGCGTCGAGCGCGGCCTGACGGTCGGCGTGCCCTGCCAGGACGGCATGGGCGTCCGTGATGTCGCCCGGCCCGATCGCCTGTACCTCGTCGATCGCCAGGACGCCGACCGGGCTGCGCAACGTGCCGCCCTCGCGGACGGTCGGGCGCGTCCAGCGACGGAACGCCAGCCGCACACTTCCGTCGGCCAGCCCCGGCCACAACGCCTTCGCGAACAGCATCCGACGGAGCGTAGACCGTCCACGCGCATCGGGTCACCGCCGCCGCTGCACGCTGCGGCGGGCCCGCCACCCTGTCCGACGTGTCCGATCGGCGGTGGCACATCACCCGCGCAGGTACATAGCGTGAGAGGACATGTCGGTCCTGCGCACGTTGCGCGACACCGCGGCCTCCACATGCCGCGGCCTGATCGTGCTCGCCCTCGTACTGGTCGCCCTGCTGCTCGCGTCGACGGGCGTGTGGGCCGGACCACTCGATCTCGACGAAGCGGAGCGTCAACGCGACGAGGCGGCGGCGCGTCAGGTGGAGCTGCAGGGCGAGCTCGACGAACTGCTGTCGCGCATCGAGGAGCTCAAGGTGGCGCGCGAACGGCAGACCGCCGAGATCGAGCGCCTCGACGGACGCCTGCGCACCCAGCGCAGGACTGCACGGCGGGCAGCTTCCGAGGTGTCGGACCGGCACCGGCAGGCGTACATGAGCGGCGCCGGTGGGGACCCGCTGGTCGCGATGCTCGGCGGTGACACCGTCGACGAGATCGCCGAGCGGGCGGCGCTGCTGAGCGTGCTCGCGGCCGACAGCCGCGCCGACCAGGAGGCCGCACAGGGTGCGTCACGTACGACCGCGGCGCTCACCAGCGAGCTCGAACAGGCCACCGCCCAGCTCGACGAGCGGACCCGGGAGCTCCAGGCGACCCAGGAGGAGGCGCGCGACAAGGTGTCCGAGGCGCAGGCCGCGGTCGAGGAGCTCGACGAGGAGATCGCCGACGAGCGCGCCCGGCGCGCCGCCGCGGCGCGCCGGCGGGCACAGGAGGCCGCGGCGGACACCGGAGGCGACGAAGCCGCGCCGTCGACACCCTCGTCGAGCTCGAGCGGCGGTGGATCGGCGCCGGTTAGTGGCGGCATCGCGTGCCCGGTGGGTCAGCCACGCAACTACAGCGACACCTACGGTGCGCCGCGGTCCGGTGGCCGGTCGCACCTCGGCGTCGACATCCTCGCCCCGCACGGTACGCCCATCTACGCGTACGAGAGCGGGACGATCACCCGCATGGACGGCAACGCGCTCGGTGGGATCTCGCTGTACCTGCAGGGCGCCAACGGCAACCTGTACTACTACACACACCTGTCGGGATACCACTCCGGCATCTCGGTCGGCCAGAGCGTCTCCGCCGGCACCCACATCGCCTACGTCGGCGACACGGGCAATGCCGCCGGCATCCCGCACCTGCACTGGGAGGTCCAGCCGGGCGGAAGCGGGAACGTCAACCCGTACCCGTACGCCTACAGCGCCTGCGGCTGACGGCGCCACCACCTCACTTCCCGCACGCCACCTCGGCGTTCAGAGCTCTGTCGTCGGCGACGTTGCGGAACCAGCCCCACGGAACCCGCGGCGCCGCACCGTCGACGTTGGGCGCACCCCGTCCGGCCCGCAGGTCGTCGAGCGCGACCGTGCGGATCTCGACGCTGAAGCGGGGACGGCCCGATGTGTTGGGCACGGTCGCGTGCAGGTGGGCTCCGGAGAACAGGAGCACGTCCCCGGGCTGGACGACCACGACGACGGCGTCGGACGGATCCGGCGGCGTGCGCGGCTCAGGGATCAGCGGCACGGTGACCGGTCCGCCGGCCGCACGCTGACGACGCAGCTCATCGAGATCCCACATGCCGCTGGTGTTGGGCAACGGTCGCGTCCAGTGCCGCGGGTGGAACGCGATCGCGCGCTCGGCGCTGATCGGGTACAGCGGCAGCCACCAGTTGACCTGCGCGTAGACGTTGGACGACCAGCTGTCGCGGTGCGCACCGAGGGCGACGTCCGCGTGATGTCCGGGTTCCGCGCCGGCGGGAAGCACGCGCAGGTTCAGCCGGTCCCAGTACGTGGTCGCCGCGTCGAGACCGAACCGCTCGAACACGGGGTGCAGCAGAGCACGCGCCTGCTGGTCGCGCCGGAACGCCGCACGCACGGCGGGGCCACGGGACAGGAAGTCGTCGTCCCCCAGCGTGGCCTGCGCCTGCGGTGGCGCCGCCGGCGCGAACGCGTCGGTCAGCAGCTGTTCGACGTGGGAACGGAACGGCACCAGCTCGGCGACGTCGGTCACGATCAGCAACGCGCCGGTGAACAGCTGGCCGCGCCAGTCGTCGGGGACGTCGCGCGTGACGTTGACGGTCACCATCGGCTGGCTCACCACAGACCTCCCGCGCGATCGCGACGACCATCCTCCCGCGCTCACGCAGGCACGTCCACCTCGGGAGCGATCCGAGCACCGGGCGGACTCACCGTACGGGTGTCCGCGCCTGCCAGGTGGGGATGCGGTCGACTCCGGTGCGCGGATCCCACGTGGTGACGAAGCTGTAGCGGTCGCCGCGCACCTTGCTGACCCGCCACTCGACCGGCCGGTCGTCGGTGCGACCGAGCCGCTCGATCGTGAACACCGCGGTGCCGGGACCCAGCCCGAGCAGCTCGCAGTCCTCGGGGGTCGGGATCGTCGGGCGTATGCGTTCCCATCCGCCGACGACGTTGATGCCACAGCGCTGCGCCAGCTCGTGGTACAGCACACCGTACTGCAGGTCCGCATCCATCAGCGGTCGTCCGACCTCGGCGGGCAGCCACAGCCGATCGACGGCCAGCGGAACCCCGTCGGCCAGCCTCGTGCGGTCGATGAGCACCAACGGGGCCTCCGATGGGAGCTCCAAGCGGGCGGCGGCCGCGGTGTCGGTGCACTCGGAGAGGTGGCGCAGGCGGATGGTCTGTTCGACGCCCTGTGCCTCCACGGACCTGAACAGGGCGTACAGCGCGCCGGCGGGCCGCTCGAACTCGTCGCGCACGAACGTGCCGCGGCCCCGTCGCCGCTCCAGCAGGCCGTCAGCGCAGAGGCGGTCGACCGCATCCCTCGCCGTGTGCCGGCTCACACCGTAGGTCTCGACCAGTTCGCGGTCCGTCGGGAACTGGCGGCTGAACTCCCCTTCTGCGAGCCGCCGGCGCAGCTCCGCCTCGAGTTGCGCCCACAGCGGAACAGGACTCGCGCGATCGAGCGGTACGACCACGTGCATCTGCCCCCTGTGCTGTCTGTCCGGCGGAGCCGATCCGACACGTGTTTCGGAACCAGGCTCCGCGAAGCTCCCCCGAGTGATCGCGCTGCGTACGGTCAAGCGTACGTAGTGTTCCACACTCCGAGCAGGAGGCAACACCAACTTCACTAGTCCGAGGAAGTTCGCATGTGCGGGAGGCGACCGGAGGTGAAGCGCGAGGGCACGATGTAGGTTCGAGCCTTCCCGCCAGGAGCTGCCATGACCTACCGCGTGCACGCCCGGACGATCATCGACGGTTCCGGCAGGGATCCGGTCGACACCGCTGCGGTCACGATCGACGGCGACCGGATCGCCGCGGTCGGCACGGACGACGATGGCGCGGTCGACGCCACGATCGACGCGGGCGACCTGACGCTGATGCCCGGGCTGATCGACGCCCACACCCACATGGGGCTCATCGAGGGCGACCGGTTGGGAGCCATGCCGCCGGCGCTGCTCGCCGCGCACCTGTTCCGCAACGCGGAGCTGTGCCTCGCCTCCGGGCACACGACGGCGCGGGAGGTCGCGGGCGCCGACGGCGGGCTGGCCCAGGCCATCGAAGCCGGTCTGGTCGGCGGGCCCCGTCTGTTCCCGAGCGGTCCGATGCTCTCGCAGACCGGAGGTCACGGCGAGTTCGGGCATCCCTTCCTCCCCCACCATCACCACTACACGGGCCTGCCGGGACTGTCCCAGCCCAGCGTCATGTGCGACGGACCGGACGAGGTGCGCATCGCGGCACGCAACGCGTTCCGTCACGGCGCGACGCAGATCAAGGTCTGCACGTCCGGCGGCGTGGTCTCGCTGACCGACCGGCTCGAGGATGTCCAGTTCACGGTGGCCGAGCTGCGCGCCGCCGTCGACGAGGCCCACGCGCGCGACACGTACGTGACCGCCCACGCGCACAACACCGAGGGCATCCTGCGCGGCCTCGAGGCGGGCCTGGAGTGCTTCGAGCACGGCACGTTTCTCGACGAGCCCACCGCGGCGCGGATGGCGACGGCCGGTGCGGCGCTGGTCCCGACCCTGGCCGTGATCCGCCTGCTGTCGACCGAGTACCAGAAGTACGGCCTCGGCGACTACGTGCTGCCGCGCGTCGCCGGCGTCGAGAAGGCGATGAGCAACGCCGTCCTCATCGCCCTGGAGGCCGGTGTGCGCGTCGGTTCGGGCACCGACCTGCTCGGTCCTGATCAGAACCGCCGGGGGCTCGAGCTGGTGCTGCGGTCACAGCTGCACTCACCCATGGCGGCGATCGTCTCGGCGACGCGCGCCAACGCCGAGATCATGCGTGTGGACGACCGCCTGGGCACGTTGGAGGCGGGCAAGCTCGCTGACTGC of the Euzebyales bacterium genome contains:
- a CDS encoding flavin reductase family protein translates to MREIDPADLHDRAVYKLLTMLVVPRPIAWVSSVSADGLPNVAPHSYFNIASNAPPIVHFTSAGAKDTLRNVLATGEFVVNIVSRRLMEQMNLTAADFPADEDEFHWADLQRAPSSVVSVPRVAGAPAALECTLREVLEVGNGRMVFGDVVRVHTDERLWQDGEIPPERLDAVGRLGGAAYQTLDGVRRLARPSWNDVRRG
- the trxA gene encoding thioredoxin; the protein is MATVELTDDNFTQTLEDNELVLVDFWAAWCGPCRTFAPIYESVSERHPDVVFGKVDTEAQQQLAGMFNIMSIPTLMIVRDQVVLFSQPGSLPEAALEDLLDQAQRLDMDDVREKIAEEQRAG
- a CDS encoding J domain-containing protein, translated to MREFVDAYAVLGVSPTADDATIKAAYRQLAARHHPDLAAVDERAAANGRMRELNIAYGLIAQPERRRQYDQVRAVHRAHGAFDDVEELWLHLLRSAGRWVGRQTGPRGGAYRAGYVVGRWLRG
- a CDS encoding methylmalonyl-CoA mutase family protein, with amino-acid sequence MNIDAPSDRGDERPERAAARSDPNEPTHPGPHLERTPDDDAAWRARYEASMRRAGRDPDEPRTTLSDVDVPPLVGPNNYTVDTDRIGRPGEFPYTRGVYASMYRGRPWTIRQFAGFGSVTDTNRRYHDLLEAGQHGLSVAFDMPTLMGRDSDDPHSLGEVGHCGVAVDTLDDMERLFDGIPLGEITTSMTINAPAVVIFAMYCVAAERQGFDLASLGGTLQTDIHKEYIAQKEWLFPPEPHLRLIGDLMEFTTGHMPRYHPISISGYHIREAGSTAAQELAFTLAAGFSYVELGQSRGLDLDDFGPRLSFFFDSHIDFFEEIGKFRAARRIWARWMRDRYGATTERAMLLRFHTQTAGVSLTAQQPDNNIVRTALEALAAVLGGTQSLHTNALDEVLALPSDHAARVALRTQHVIAEETEVTNTIDPLGGSWFVEWMTDKVEADVEDYFARILDLSDDGSITGGLLRGIESGWFTSEIADAAFRYQQQLEAGTKKIVGVNSHTGDEDPELEILRISHEVEQAQTARLSDHRAQRDRAAVDDALDKLRTACGTDANLIPVIIDAVRADATLGEISAAMQDVFGTYRETPAI
- a CDS encoding peptidoglycan DD-metalloendopeptidase family protein; protein product: MSVLRTLRDTAASTCRGLIVLALVLVALLLASTGVWAGPLDLDEAERQRDEAAARQVELQGELDELLSRIEELKVARERQTAEIERLDGRLRTQRRTARRAASEVSDRHRQAYMSGAGGDPLVAMLGGDTVDEIAERAALLSVLAADSRADQEAAQGASRTTAALTSELEQATAQLDERTRELQATQEEARDKVSEAQAAVEELDEEIADERARRAAAARRRAQEAAADTGGDEAAPSTPSSSSSGGGSAPVSGGIACPVGQPRNYSDTYGAPRSGGRSHLGVDILAPHGTPIYAYESGTITRMDGNALGGISLYLQGANGNLYYYTHLSGYHSGISVGQSVSAGTHIAYVGDTGNAAGIPHLHWEVQPGGSGNVNPYPYAYSACG
- a CDS encoding phytanoyl-CoA dioxygenase family protein encodes the protein MSQPMVTVNVTRDVPDDWRGQLFTGALLIVTDVAELVPFRSHVEQLLTDAFAPAAPPQAQATLGDDDFLSRGPAVRAAFRRDQQARALLHPVFERFGLDAATTYWDRLNLRVLPAGAEPGHHADVALGAHRDSWSSNVYAQVNWWLPLYPISAERAIAFHPRHWTRPLPNTSGMWDLDELRRQRAAGGPVTVPLIPEPRTPPDPSDAVVVVVQPGDVLLFSGAHLHATVPNTSGRPRFSVEIRTVALDDLRAGRGAPNVDGAAPRVPWGWFRNVADDRALNAEVACGK
- a CDS encoding GntR family transcriptional regulator — its product is MHVVVPLDRASPVPLWAQLEAELRRRLAEGEFSRQFPTDRELVETYGVSRHTARDAVDRLCADGLLERRRGRGTFVRDEFERPAGALYALFRSVEAQGVEQTIRLRHLSECTDTAAAARLELPSEAPLVLIDRTRLADGVPLAVDRLWLPAEVGRPLMDADLQYGVLYHELAQRCGINVVGGWERIRPTIPTPEDCELLGLGPGTAVFTIERLGRTDDRPVEWRVSKVRGDRYSFVTTWDPRTGVDRIPTWQARTPVR
- a CDS encoding amidohydrolase family protein, coding for MTYRVHARTIIDGSGRDPVDTAAVTIDGDRIAAVGTDDDGAVDATIDAGDLTLMPGLIDAHTHMGLIEGDRLGAMPPALLAAHLFRNAELCLASGHTTAREVAGADGGLAQAIEAGLVGGPRLFPSGPMLSQTGGHGEFGHPFLPHHHHYTGLPGLSQPSVMCDGPDEVRIAARNAFRHGATQIKVCTSGGVVSLTDRLEDVQFTVAELRAAVDEAHARDTYVTAHAHNTEGILRGLEAGLECFEHGTFLDEPTAARMATAGAALVPTLAVIRLLSTEYQKYGLGDYVLPRVAGVEKAMSNAVLIALEAGVRVGSGTDLLGPDQNRRGLELVLRSQLHSPMAAIVSATRANAEIMRVDDRLGTLEAGKLADCIGLDFDPLDEPDHFDDPERVRLVIKGGEVVKDLDGRA